A DNA window from Chelativorans sp. AA-79 contains the following coding sequences:
- a CDS encoding branched-chain amino acid ABC transporter permease: MPMRNMLLSIVLLALLIVIPPFMGIAWQNALVNVLIASLFALAFNLLIGQAGLLSFGHAAYFGLGAFAALHLMIAIEDGFPFPTPLVPLAGAAVGLLIGLIAGYFATMRSGVYFALVTLAIAELFHSLAPRLEDLFGGEAGVSSMRMPWSGIIFGSTLEVYYLTLTWVVLCGLALWSYTRTPFGRLTLALRDNEQRVRFLGYNAHSSKVIVFAISAMFTGVAGALLAISNETANYSLFASDVSAQVVLQTFVGGSTIFFGPVIGAAAFTLFSFLLSDVTRSWVFYQGLIFVLVMLYAPAGIGGVLQHHIRNRRQLDWSRLAGPYLVAILGGLLAAAGVVFLTQTVSVLFGEEYAMVRQAAAGGLPPYTLFGIEWRPTSPLTWLVPLILLVCGITLMDRARRRIDALWGRMDESRQATADVAALEGAT, translated from the coding sequence ATGCCGATGCGTAACATGCTTCTTTCCATCGTCCTGCTGGCTCTGCTGATCGTCATCCCTCCGTTCATGGGGATTGCCTGGCAGAACGCGCTGGTCAACGTGCTGATCGCAAGCCTCTTTGCTCTGGCATTCAATCTGCTCATCGGTCAGGCCGGACTGCTTTCCTTCGGCCATGCCGCCTATTTCGGACTAGGAGCCTTCGCAGCACTTCATCTGATGATTGCGATCGAGGACGGGTTTCCTTTTCCGACGCCACTCGTTCCGCTCGCGGGTGCGGCAGTCGGTCTCCTCATCGGGCTCATCGCCGGCTACTTCGCGACGATGCGTTCGGGCGTCTATTTCGCTTTGGTCACGCTCGCGATCGCCGAGCTCTTCCATTCGCTGGCGCCGCGGCTGGAGGATCTCTTCGGCGGTGAAGCGGGTGTGTCCTCCATGCGGATGCCGTGGAGCGGGATCATTTTCGGCTCCACGCTGGAAGTCTATTACCTGACCCTGACATGGGTGGTGCTCTGCGGTCTTGCTCTCTGGTCCTACACCCGCACCCCCTTCGGCCGTCTCACGCTGGCCCTGCGTGACAACGAACAGCGCGTGCGTTTCCTCGGCTACAACGCCCATTCCTCAAAGGTGATCGTGTTTGCGATCTCGGCGATGTTCACGGGTGTGGCTGGCGCGCTCCTGGCAATCTCGAACGAGACGGCGAACTATTCGCTGTTTGCGAGCGACGTCTCGGCGCAGGTGGTCCTGCAGACCTTCGTCGGCGGGTCGACCATATTCTTCGGCCCTGTCATCGGCGCTGCAGCCTTTACCCTGTTCTCGTTTCTGCTTTCGGACGTCACGCGCTCCTGGGTGTTCTACCAGGGGCTGATCTTCGTGCTGGTGATGCTCTATGCGCCTGCCGGAATTGGCGGAGTGTTGCAGCACCACATTCGCAACCGCCGCCAGCTCGACTGGTCCCGCCTCGCAGGCCCGTATCTGGTCGCTATCCTCGGCGGCCTATTGGCCGCCGCCGGAGTGGTCTTTCTGACGCAAACTGTCTCCGTCCTCTTCGGCGAGGAGTATGCGATGGTGAGGCAGGCCGCGGCTGGAGGCTTGCCGCCCTATACGCTCTTCGGCATCGAATGGCGGCCGACCAGCCCTCTCACCTGGCTCGTCCCGCTGATCCTCCTGGTCTGCGGTATCACCCTGATGGATCGTGCGAGACGGCGCATCGATGCGCTCTGGGGAAGAATGGACGAAAGCAGGCAAGCCACGGCAGACGTCGCTGCGCTGGAAGGTGCAACATGA
- a CDS encoding branched-chain amino acid ABC transporter permease, whose protein sequence is MEFAIISTLNGVTYGLLLFMVSAGLTLIFGMMGVLNFAHASFYMLGAYVAYAVSSVFGFWAGVIVAPIFVGMTGMAVERFLLPRVHVHGHAHELLLTFGLALIIEELIKLFFGDFPVNYQMPSEMRFSAFQIFGADYPFYRLFIGGVAIVMFTVLWLLLTRTRTGIIVRAAERLPAMAEALGHNIPMVFMFVFGTGAALAGLAGAVAGAFYPTNPNMGLELGVIVFVVVVVGGLGSLKGSLVASLLIGLFSSFAVGLDWSLATLFSLVGLGDWARSFEGLMTLELSSVSATIPFALMLIVLLVRPAGLMGERS, encoded by the coding sequence ATGGAATTCGCGATCATCTCCACGTTGAACGGCGTGACCTATGGACTGTTGTTGTTTATGGTTTCCGCCGGCCTGACGCTCATCTTCGGCATGATGGGCGTGCTGAACTTCGCGCATGCGTCGTTCTACATGCTGGGCGCCTATGTCGCCTATGCGGTTTCCTCCGTCTTCGGCTTCTGGGCCGGCGTCATCGTCGCGCCGATCTTCGTCGGTATGACGGGCATGGCGGTCGAGCGCTTCCTTCTGCCGCGCGTGCATGTTCATGGTCACGCCCATGAGCTCTTGCTGACCTTCGGCCTGGCGCTGATCATCGAGGAACTCATCAAGCTCTTCTTCGGCGACTTTCCGGTAAATTACCAGATGCCTTCCGAGATGCGCTTCTCCGCCTTCCAGATTTTCGGCGCAGACTATCCCTTCTATCGGCTCTTCATCGGCGGCGTGGCGATCGTCATGTTCACGGTGCTCTGGCTGCTCCTGACCCGCACCCGCACGGGCATCATCGTGCGCGCGGCGGAACGCCTTCCGGCCATGGCTGAGGCGCTGGGACACAACATCCCGATGGTCTTCATGTTCGTGTTCGGCACCGGCGCAGCGCTGGCAGGGCTTGCCGGGGCGGTGGCCGGAGCGTTCTACCCCACCAATCCGAACATGGGCCTGGAGCTCGGCGTGATCGTGTTCGTCGTCGTGGTCGTCGGCGGCCTCGGATCGCTGAAGGGATCGCTCGTCGCGTCACTTCTGATCGGGCTCTTCTCCTCGTTTGCCGTCGGCCTCGACTGGTCGCTGGCAACGCTCTTCTCGCTGGTGGGCCTGGGTGACTGGGCGCGCTCCTTCGAAGGGCTGATGACGCTGGAGCTCTCCTCGGTCAGCGCGACAATTCCCTTTGCTCTGATGCTGATCGTCCTGTTGGTCCGCCCGGCGGGTCTCATGGGCGAGCGCAGCTAG
- a CDS encoding branched-chain amino acid ABC transporter substrate-binding protein, which yields MRSLVMSAVSTAAALSATALHAEPLKIGIIESLSGAQTSTGRLYANAVKYGVDRINEAGGFNGEPVVVTEYDNAGGSPEAADKFRQAVADGVDIIFQGASSAIAGQLTEDVRKHNIRNPGKEVIFINLGGEAMELTGDKCQFYHFRYTTTAPMRVNALVSAMKESGDLGDKVYSINQNYSWGQDMQAAVEAAAAEGGYTVVDEVLHDVNKIQDFAPFVARIRSAAPDTVFTGNWSNDLLLLMKAAGDAGLDVTFATAFLDQPGNIANAGKTALGHYIANNYDNAATDGKFAESYKAATGNYPIFVEGHTAFALGALQQALNTVDFGGGDIDATKIALALENTTYESPIGPISVRKEDHQTIRPVVVSKVVENPKYPADGTNMGFETVKVIAGEQAVNPVQDSCKMERPAE from the coding sequence ATGAGAAGTCTCGTCATGAGCGCGGTCTCGACCGCGGCCGCATTGAGCGCAACTGCCCTTCACGCCGAGCCGTTGAAGATCGGCATCATCGAGAGCCTTTCCGGCGCGCAGACGTCCACGGGCCGACTGTACGCCAATGCCGTCAAGTATGGCGTCGATCGCATCAACGAGGCAGGCGGCTTCAACGGCGAACCGGTCGTCGTCACGGAATACGACAACGCCGGCGGTTCGCCCGAAGCGGCTGACAAGTTCCGCCAGGCTGTCGCCGATGGCGTCGACATCATCTTCCAAGGCGCTTCCTCGGCAATTGCCGGCCAGCTCACGGAAGACGTGCGCAAGCACAACATCCGCAATCCCGGCAAGGAGGTGATCTTCATCAACCTTGGCGGCGAGGCGATGGAACTGACGGGCGACAAGTGCCAGTTCTACCACTTCCGCTACACCACGACCGCTCCGATGCGGGTGAACGCGCTTGTCAGCGCGATGAAGGAGTCGGGTGACCTCGGCGACAAGGTCTATTCGATCAACCAGAACTATTCCTGGGGCCAGGACATGCAGGCTGCCGTCGAAGCTGCGGCAGCAGAGGGCGGCTACACTGTTGTCGACGAAGTGCTCCACGACGTCAACAAGATCCAGGACTTTGCGCCTTTCGTCGCGCGGATCAGATCGGCGGCTCCGGATACCGTGTTCACCGGCAACTGGTCCAACGACCTGCTGCTGCTGATGAAGGCGGCAGGCGATGCGGGCCTCGACGTGACCTTCGCCACCGCCTTCCTCGATCAGCCCGGCAATATCGCCAACGCCGGCAAGACGGCGCTCGGCCACTATATTGCCAACAACTACGACAACGCCGCAACGGACGGCAAATTCGCCGAAAGCTACAAGGCGGCGACGGGCAATTACCCGATCTTCGTCGAAGGCCACACCGCTTTCGCGCTCGGTGCCTTGCAGCAGGCGCTGAACACCGTCGACTTCGGCGGCGGCGACATCGATGCGACGAAGATCGCGCTGGCGCTCGAAAACACCACCTACGAGAGCCCGATCGGCCCGATTTCGGTCCGTAAGGAGGATCACCAGACGATCCGCCCCGTGGTCGTCTCCAAGGTCGTCGAAAATCCCAAGTATCCCGCCGACGGCACGAACATGGGCTTCGAGACGGTCAAGGTCATTGCTGGCGAACAGGCGGTCAATCCGGTGCAGGACAGCTGCAAGATGGAACGCCCTGCGGAATAG
- a CDS encoding GntR family transcriptional regulator has product MPVREAVARLIAERAIEQSGPRTLRVAPYLASDHENYIRVRMQLEGYAAERAASAPKNPALTDALRRHNDSMQEALEVRDFDAALAGNQAFHFELYRAGGYPQLLDIISTLWLRTGPIVASARKDEGLFYRIFNNGVRIHTNAIEAIFQRDRAAARHAINLDIRSSHLSIRRFYQRASGEAGG; this is encoded by the coding sequence ATGCCGGTGCGCGAGGCGGTGGCGCGCCTGATCGCGGAACGGGCAATCGAGCAATCGGGGCCGCGGACACTTCGGGTTGCGCCTTATCTCGCCTCCGATCACGAGAACTACATTCGCGTGCGCATGCAACTGGAAGGCTATGCGGCCGAGAGGGCGGCAAGCGCACCGAAGAACCCGGCCCTCACCGATGCGCTGAGGCGCCATAACGACAGCATGCAGGAAGCCCTTGAGGTCCGCGACTTCGACGCGGCACTTGCTGGCAACCAGGCGTTCCATTTCGAGCTCTATCGTGCCGGCGGCTATCCGCAACTGCTCGACATCATCTCGACGCTGTGGCTTCGCACCGGCCCGATCGTAGCTTCTGCGCGCAAGGATGAAGGTCTGTTCTATCGGATCTTCAATAACGGCGTTCGCATCCACACCAACGCTATCGAGGCGATTTTCCAGCGCGACCGAGCGGCAGCGCGCCACGCGATCAACCTCGACATCCGCTCATCCCACCTGTCGATCCGGCGCTTTTATCAACGTGCATCAGGAGAGGCAGGCGGCTAA
- a CDS encoding ABC transporter permease, which translates to MRLYQDGVLLSDLSVSLTRAGVGFLVGATLGILLGLLTARIQLFRVALYPLFTLLRPIPAIALVPVAIVWFGIGEQSKYFVIGYTVFLAVWLSTHHGMEHIPDTYIRASRSLGASRPREFLEVVIPAAAPHVFAGLRFGAALAFLSLVAAELTGASSGIGYRLNEARQYFLVDRMFVGLIQLGILGALLDSLFVYIGKKLLHWEAA; encoded by the coding sequence GTGAGGCTTTATCAGGATGGGGTTTTGCTGAGCGATCTCTCGGTTTCTCTCACGCGCGCGGGTGTCGGCTTTCTCGTCGGAGCCACGCTCGGCATCCTGCTTGGACTGCTCACCGCCAGAATTCAGCTCTTCCGGGTCGCGCTCTATCCGCTGTTCACGCTCCTGCGTCCAATCCCCGCTATCGCCCTGGTGCCGGTGGCGATCGTCTGGTTCGGCATAGGCGAGCAGTCGAAATATTTCGTCATCGGCTACACCGTTTTCCTTGCCGTATGGCTCAGCACGCATCACGGCATGGAGCACATACCGGACACGTACATAAGAGCGTCGCGTTCGCTCGGCGCGTCGCGGCCACGGGAATTCCTGGAAGTCGTCATCCCCGCTGCCGCGCCACACGTTTTCGCAGGACTGCGCTTTGGTGCAGCGCTGGCCTTCCTCAGCCTCGTCGCTGCCGAACTGACCGGGGCATCCTCCGGGATTGGCTATCGGCTCAATGAAGCGCGACAGTATTTCCTGGTCGACCGCATGTTCGTCGGCCTCATTCAGCTCGGCATTCTCGGCGCGCTGCTGGATAGCCTCTTCGTTTATATCGGCAAGAAGCTCCTGCACTGGGAAGCCGCCTGA
- a CDS encoding ABC transporter ATP-binding protein: protein MSSASTTTQATGRVEISNVSVSYSGRDGDRVALSPTDLILTPGTFTALIGPSGCGKSTLLNVVAGFVVPTTGGVVVDRRQVDGPHPSVGVTFQSFALFPWFTALGNVEFPLRRLAMSKAERRQMAMEALSEVGLADHAQKYPSELSGGMKQRVAIARTFTSDPAVLLMDEPFGALDAQTRLRMQELLMQIWSRHRKTVLFVTHDVDEALRLADLVCVMTLGPGRICERIPVDLPRPRGIDRMSPEFLEYRSRMLDLLRHDDP, encoded by the coding sequence ATGTCCTCAGCCAGCACCACCACGCAAGCCACTGGGCGCGTCGAGATTTCCAACGTCTCCGTTAGCTACAGCGGCCGCGACGGCGACCGCGTCGCGCTCTCGCCGACCGATCTCATCCTCACGCCTGGCACATTCACCGCTCTCATAGGACCGTCTGGCTGCGGAAAGTCGACACTGCTGAACGTGGTGGCCGGTTTCGTGGTGCCGACCACTGGCGGCGTGGTTGTGGACAGGCGGCAGGTAGACGGCCCACACCCCAGTGTCGGCGTTACCTTTCAGAGCTTCGCACTCTTCCCCTGGTTCACTGCGCTTGGAAATGTCGAGTTTCCGCTCCGCCGCCTTGCCATGAGCAAGGCCGAGCGTCGCCAAATGGCGATGGAAGCACTCTCGGAGGTCGGGCTCGCCGACCATGCGCAAAAATATCCGAGCGAGCTTTCAGGCGGCATGAAGCAGCGCGTGGCAATTGCCCGCACCTTCACCTCCGATCCCGCCGTACTTCTGATGGATGAGCCGTTCGGCGCGCTGGACGCCCAGACGCGTTTGCGGATGCAGGAGCTACTCATGCAGATCTGGTCGCGGCACAGGAAGACCGTCCTGTTCGTCACTCACGATGTCGACGAGGCGCTGCGATTGGCCGACCTTGTCTGCGTGATGACGCTCGGCCCAGGCCGCATCTGCGAGCGCATCCCAGTCGACCTCCCGCGACCGCGCGGCATCGACCGCATGTCTCCCGAATTTCTCGAGTACCGCAGCCGGATGCTGGACCTGTTGCGGCATGACGACCCCTGA
- a CDS encoding ABC transporter substrate-binding protein produces MQAEPIVFGTTPNLQTAPVVVAAEKGYFDEEGVEVEFVNFTSGRAALEAIIGGQLDMGFMAEYPVAVAALNEQEFRVVAGLSKYAANRIISKASVGFETVHDLEGKRVGTTVGSNAAYFAELVLGNAGVNAEIVNVAPPDIVPALARGDIDAGVMFPDFYPAAAEALGDDYREQLSSDYIANFVLAASPAMVDERAADVEAFLRALVKAESFIEENPSEAQAILSQATQGALTPEAVAGKWSEAEYAIVLDETLVELLLSQAQWVVEGGILSGDLSREKLLSYFATDALESVDPDRVSLD; encoded by the coding sequence GTGCAGGCCGAGCCGATCGTGTTCGGCACCACGCCGAACCTTCAGACCGCGCCTGTCGTAGTCGCTGCCGAGAAGGGCTATTTCGACGAAGAGGGGGTGGAGGTCGAGTTCGTCAACTTCACGTCGGGGCGCGCCGCGCTGGAGGCTATTATCGGCGGTCAACTCGATATGGGCTTCATGGCTGAATATCCGGTGGCGGTTGCGGCCCTGAACGAGCAGGAGTTTCGCGTCGTGGCGGGGCTGTCGAAGTATGCGGCCAACAGGATCATCTCCAAGGCATCGGTCGGGTTCGAGACCGTGCACGACCTCGAAGGCAAGCGTGTAGGCACGACAGTCGGCTCGAACGCCGCCTACTTTGCCGAACTTGTGCTCGGCAACGCCGGCGTCAATGCCGAGATCGTCAACGTCGCGCCTCCGGACATCGTACCGGCGCTCGCGCGCGGCGACATTGATGCAGGTGTGATGTTTCCCGATTTCTACCCTGCGGCCGCAGAAGCGCTGGGCGATGACTATCGCGAACAACTTAGCAGCGACTATATCGCCAATTTCGTCCTCGCGGCCTCACCGGCAATGGTCGATGAACGCGCCGCCGATGTTGAAGCGTTTCTGAGAGCGCTGGTGAAGGCCGAGAGCTTCATTGAGGAAAATCCTTCCGAAGCGCAAGCGATCCTTTCCCAAGCCACGCAAGGAGCGCTGACGCCGGAAGCGGTAGCCGGAAAATGGAGCGAGGCGGAATATGCAATCGTCCTCGACGAAACCCTCGTTGAACTGCTGCTCTCCCAGGCGCAGTGGGTGGTGGAAGGCGGCATCCTCAGCGGCGATCTTTCTCGGGAGAAGTTACTGAGCTACTTCGCCACCGACGCTCTCGAGTCTGTGGATCCGGATCGCGTAAGCCTCGACTGA
- a CDS encoding amidohydrolase family protein codes for MTLSALSAAARKSEYAVAPELMLTPDGVEEDLVLVVRKGRIAAIANIAEHDGDVVRLPGYAVIPGFVDAHTHVGQIFGKALIGGEPAQIWRRVWHPMEAAMGPDEAYASAKWMCLEALRGGFTTLVSYGLNDTDKNAGVHRAVEESGLRFVSSTGLDQYAGDIGTGSGVHELSEIFDRIERHVEQCRQHTRITPSVCCSSFHANSPETLSALSEYCAKQGLLLQIHANEHFPELQDCLLRFGKRPTQFLNAIGVLGPHVLLHHTTIISEDEIEILSKTRTATSYNPLASIWKGNAVAPALRYAQRNVRFGIGSDNTSEDAFRNLFAAEAGQRVAHAMPVADFSCGAAWTWVNAATCGAADAAGMGAGIGSLAPGMAADFLLLDMNVPECLPAIDFEWELVRYYNRDQIAAMVVDGTLVAMEGQPLAWNMTVVITELGQTAEAVAQAPEIVRLHGPSVRYRPRRRG; via the coding sequence ATGACCCTCAGCGCCTTATCCGCTGCCGCGCGCAAATCCGAATACGCGGTCGCTCCCGAACTCATGCTGACGCCGGACGGCGTCGAGGAGGATTTGGTTCTCGTCGTCCGCAAAGGCCGAATAGCCGCCATCGCGAATATCGCCGAGCATGACGGCGATGTGGTGCGGCTTCCAGGCTATGCCGTCATCCCGGGCTTCGTCGATGCACATACGCATGTCGGCCAGATCTTCGGCAAGGCGCTGATCGGTGGCGAACCGGCGCAAATATGGCGGCGCGTATGGCATCCGATGGAGGCCGCCATGGGCCCGGACGAGGCCTATGCCTCGGCCAAGTGGATGTGTCTGGAGGCGCTGCGCGGCGGCTTCACTACCCTCGTCAGCTATGGCCTGAACGACACGGACAAGAATGCGGGCGTGCACCGGGCCGTCGAAGAGTCGGGCTTGCGCTTCGTCTCCTCGACCGGCCTCGACCAGTACGCGGGCGACATCGGCACTGGTAGCGGTGTACACGAACTGTCGGAAATCTTCGACCGGATCGAGAGGCATGTCGAGCAATGTCGGCAGCACACGCGGATCACTCCCTCCGTATGCTGCAGCTCCTTCCACGCCAATTCACCGGAAACGCTGAGCGCGTTGTCGGAGTATTGTGCCAAGCAGGGGCTGCTCCTGCAGATTCATGCAAACGAGCATTTCCCGGAATTGCAGGACTGCCTGCTTCGCTTCGGCAAGCGGCCCACCCAGTTTCTCAACGCAATCGGCGTTCTGGGGCCGCATGTGCTTCTGCATCACACCACCATCATCTCGGAAGACGAGATCGAGATCCTTTCCAAGACGCGGACCGCGACCAGCTACAATCCGCTTGCCAGCATTTGGAAGGGAAATGCTGTCGCCCCGGCGCTGCGCTATGCGCAGAGGAACGTTCGTTTCGGCATCGGGTCCGACAACACGTCGGAAGACGCCTTCCGCAACCTGTTCGCGGCCGAAGCCGGCCAACGCGTAGCGCATGCCATGCCGGTCGCCGATTTTTCCTGCGGTGCAGCCTGGACGTGGGTGAATGCAGCCACGTGCGGTGCTGCGGATGCGGCAGGCATGGGCGCGGGAATCGGCTCGCTTGCACCGGGAATGGCCGCCGACTTCCTCTTGCTTGACATGAACGTTCCCGAATGCCTGCCGGCGATCGATTTCGAGTGGGAACTGGTCCGCTACTACAATCGCGACCAGATCGCCGCCATGGTGGTCGACGGCACGCTTGTCGCGATGGAAGGCCAACCACTCGCATGGAATATGACGGTCGTCATCACCGAGCTCGGCCAAACGGCGGAAGCGGTTGCGCAGGCACCCGAGATCGTGCGGCTGCATGGGCCGTCGGTTCGCTACCGGCCGCGGCGAAGGGGCTGA